The Homo sapiens chromosome 16, GRCh38.p14 Primary Assembly genome includes the window CATGATTATCACTTTTAGCAAATACATCATAAAACCATGCTAGAGGAAAGAtttgatttgttcattttctttggaaaataatacaaaaattgtaTTCATGAAGAGACAATCATATAATACACAGTCCTATAGGAAAAATAGAATTGTATAGGCATATTAGGGTCTTAATTAATGAAGAGTATTGTGCTGTTTTTTGGatttatttagtatatatatcaggtttgtttgtgtgtttgttttaagacagagtctcgctctgtcatccaggctggagtacaatggcacgatctcggctcactgcaacctctgcctcctgagttcaagtgattcgcttgcctcggcctcccagaagctgggattacaggcatgtgccagcatgcctggctagtttttgtatttttaatagagatggcgttttgccctgttggccaggctggcctgaactcctgacctcaggtgatccacctgcctcggcctcccaaagtgctaggattacaggcgtgagccaccctaccAGGTTAGTTGGCTTATTTATTTAAGCTGGAATGTTATGTATCTTAGtgctggttttattttattttattttattttattttattttatttattttattttatttattttattttattattttattttattttaatttaatttaatttttattttatttattttacttcatttattttatttttattttgttttattttattttatttttattttattttattttatttttagactgtctcactctgttgcccaagctggagtacagtggcgcgatgttggctcactgcaacctccacctcccgggttcgagtgattcttgtgcttcagcctgccgagtagcttgggattacaggtgcatgccaccatgcctggctaatttttgtacttttagtagagacagggtttcaccacgttgaccaagctggtctcgaaccccttaCTGCAAATAATCCttccaactcggcctcccaaactgctgggattacaggcatgagccacgacacctggccacatttattttagaaacttgAACATTAGGAAAGCTTAAACAGATGCCATTATGTATAGAAAATGGAATgttttataaaaacttttttttgtttttatgaataaGTGCAATTTAATGTTTAGATTATTTAAACTATGACTTACCTGGATAAAAAAATAGTGAATGGTTATAGCACTGAGGTGATATAACAAGAAGTGGCTAGATAAAACTATCAGGTAGAGGCTTACTAGCAATACAGATTTTGAATTTATGTAGTTTAGATTTatagaaacaatagaaaagatttttatgttttcagtgtCATGAAAATGGATATGATTTTCAGTAAGGTGATTATCTAAATATGGAGAGACAGTGtcaatgttattttaatattgtaaataaataactttaattcAGTAGTAAATAACTTTTATTCACTAGAGAAATGCATTTAAATATGATGTCTTAAATTCCAGGATATGAAAGATGGCAAGTCCAGATAGAAGTAAACGGAAGATATTAAAAGCCAAAAAGACAATGCCCCTAAGTTGCCGGAAGCAAGTAGAGATGCTGAATAAGTCAAGGAATGTTGAAGCGCTGAAAACAGCAATTGGGAGTAATGTTCCAAGCGGTAATCAGAGTTTCAGTCCTAGTGTCATAACTAGGACGACTGAAATAACCAAATGTAGCCCTTCTGAAAATGGTGCATCCTCATTGGACtctaataaaaattcaatatCAGAGAAAAGTAAAGTATTCTCTCAGAATTGCATAAAACCAGTAGAAGAAATTGTTCATTCAGAAACAAAATTGGAACAAGTTGTTTGTTCGTACCAAAAGCCAAGTAGAACAACAGAATCCCCCAGCAGAGTCTTCACAGAAGAGGCAAAAGATTCACTGAACACTTCTGAAAACGATTCTGAGCATCAGACAAATGTAACAAGATCCCTTTTTGAGCATGAGGGGGCTTGTAGTCTAAAGTCCAGTTGCTGTCCACCCAGTGTATTGAGTGGTGTTGTTCAGATGCCAGAGTCTACAGTAACCAGTACCGTGGGTGACAAGAAAACTGACCAGATGGTTTTCCATTTAGAAACAAACTCCAATTCAGAATCACATGATAAAAGGCAAAGTGACAACATTTTATGTTCAGAAGACTCAGGTTTTGTGCCTGTTGAGAAAACACCTAATTTGGTGAATTCAGTCACTTCTAACAACTGTGCTGATGACATTTTGAAAACTGATGAGTGTAGTAGAACCAGTATTTCAAATTGTGAAAGTGCAGACTCAACATGGCAGTCATCACTTGACACTAATAACAACAGTAAGTATATACTTATGCaccttttagaaaaattaaaatagtcaCTTTTCTTTAGGGTATTTTAAAGTCTCAAATATACAAACCAGTATAGACAGAAAAAAGGTAAATGATGACAATTATTTCACAGTATCTTGTTTCTGAACCATTCTTAGTGAGGTGGGGGACAGGTATCCACCATATTAAAAGGGTAATTATTGCAAAGAAGGAATCAATCACTTTTCCTTAAGTACAAAATATCAAAAGGTGGTTTATAGCAATTATTTGGTTCATTTCATATACATCTCTtcttattttgaagttttattagATTAAGAAGGAGGCTAGTTGAAagagtgagttttaaaaattgttggtaaccctatttctttttttttttttttttttttgagacggagtctcgctctgtcgctcaggctggagtgcagtggcgcgatcttggctcactgcaacccccacctcctgggttcgagtgatttgcctgcctcagcctcctgagtaggtgggattacagatgggcaccactacgcccggctaattttttttttttttttttttgtatttttagtagaaacagggtttcaccatgttggtcatgctggtctcgaactcctgacctcgtgatccacccgccttggcctcccaaagtgctgggattacaggcgtgagccactgtgcccagccaaccctATTTCTTTCTATAGAATTGACCTGTAAATCACATGCTAAGTATGATAGATAATATAttcacacatgtgtatatgtgtgtgtagagaAAGAGAAGCACCCCAAATAATAAATGAAGTCCTTGGGTTATAACATCATTAAAATAGCAAAAGTGAATTTCATTTGAAGTAGGGTATTTtgttaatgaaatagaaaaaaactgatttaatgctataaattttgtGTTCTTGTCTAGACTACAGAATGGTCATTTAACAAGATGaatttaaaattccttaaaaataataacagtatcatctatttcaaatatgtataataggctgggtgtggtggctcatgcctgtaattaacagcactttgggaggccgaggcaggaggatcgcttgagccatccaggctagcctgggcaacagatccaagaccctgtctcttaaagaaaaaaaaagaagccggGCGCTGTGCCTAACGaatacaatcccagcactttggaaggttgaggcaggtggatcacctgaggtcaggagttcaagaccagcctggccaacatggcgaaaccccgtctctactaaaaatacaaaaaaaattagccaggcgtggtggtgggcacctattaTTAttatcgcagctacttgggagactgagacaggagaattgcttgaacctggggggcggaagttgcactgagccaagatcgtgccacttcactcttgcctgggcgacaagagtgagactccttctcaaaatgaaaaaagagtaCCTTTATATAAAATAACGTAGAACCACTTAAGTCACTATAAATAGAGAATTAAATGCCATAATTTGTTAAGTTTTTGTTCGTATATGTGTATTGAGTTATTAAGTAAGATTAAAGGGACAGAGTATCTGAGACCAGAACCCTACCTAagataactcattttttttcaaggttaGTTTGTGGGTACGTATTTATGCAATTGAATGTTCTAAAAAATGCTGCAGTGTCACATTTTAGTTTTTCCATTTGCTCAGAGGGTCTCTAAATTAGAGAATtcctatttccttctcttttttcctccttgaaacagggtctcactgtgttgcccaggctagagtgcagtagtcaaggtgctcactgccacctcaacctcccagcctcaagcaatcctctcacctcaacctcctgagtagctgagactacgggcatgccccaccatacccagctaattttaaattttttgtggagatgaattttcactatgttgcccaggctggtcttgaactcctggccttaagccaccctccctccttagcctcccagagtgctgggattacagacatgagccaccacactgaacctgtttttttctttaaaatatctttctttctaatcttttGATCTCCTCAAGGCCATTATCAAAAGAAGAGGATGTTTTCAGAAAACGAGGAAAATGTTAAACGCATGAAAACTTCAGagcaaattaatgaaaatatttgtgtaaGTTTGGAAAGGCAAACAGCATTCCTGGAACAGGTAAAATATTGGGGCTTAAATGGAACTTTTACTTTTGATTAGTAAAACATGGTAAAAGTTAATTATCTGGTCCCCACAGTGGCATAATACAGACGACTTTCACTTGCTGCAGAGCTGGTGTGTGAAAGCCAAATTATCAGACAGACTGGGGAGAGATAACTACTTACATTACCAAAACAGCTCTGGTTTCTTGAAAATGGTCTCATGCAGAATAACCTAGGGATCATGTGTAGGTAGAGTCCTGTTGCAAAAAGAGAATGGGCTTTCAGTCAGTATTACACTCATATTTGTCTGTAAGTCAGACACTGCATGACCTTCAGCTTTATTAAAGAATCCAGTCTCTTTTGTACTAGTCATGGGGTTCTTAGATCTGCAGCTCTATCCATTTGTAGATCTCACCACAACCCAGAAGACTCAAACAACCTGGAAGTCCATTGCAAAGTCCCTGTGCATTCAGGTTTACTTGCCCTATTTTCCAAACTTAAACGGATATGGTACATTATCTGACATTTTGCTGTATAGCATCATTAAATACACTTCTTGCTTTCATTGTGGcctcattttatctcattgtaCTACAGTCTCAGTATGCGTTTGATCAATTGTTAGCTGAAGTGTATGTAGCGTGTTTCAGTTCTAGTAGAATGGTTATACTGAGGACGGGTTTTGATGACCATGTTTTCCTATTTCACTACCACTAGAATGCCACCACTACAAATCATTACCTAGTAGACTAATGTCTTCCAGCTGTAATGGACCGAAATTTCCCCGTCTAAACTACCCTGCAAACTGTTTCAGAAACAGAAACactaccattttttaaaacagaccATTACAATTACATAGTTACATATACTATGAATGTGTATTCTTCACCTAATAATAAgggaaaataaagggaaagagttaCGCAGAACCAGCTTAAAGGGCGAGTCAACAGTTTTTCTGTGTCTCCCTTTTGGTTTTCTTCGAAGAAGACCAAAGGAGACAGTAAAAAATATGTAAGTGTTCTGTTGTTGGCAGGGAAAGGGTAGAAGTATGGTAAGCATGGATCCTAGCCCTAAGGACCATGTTATTCAAGAAGAAGGTTGGGGATTCCAGCTGTGTCTTGTTTCCAGTAATTAGTAGCTGAAGTGAGaagtaagtttttgtttgtttgtttgtttgaggcagagtctcactttgtcacccagactggagtgcagtggcacagtctcggctcagtgctacctccacctcctgagtagttgggactacaggtgtgcactagcacacccagctaactttttgtgtgtatttttagtagagacagattttaccatgttggccaggctggtcttgaacagcAGTttcagtgatccgcccgcctcggcctcccaaagtgctgggattacaggtgtgagccaccgcgcccagccagaagtaACTTCTGATGTGTACATAACCATCTCTAAATAGCTAGCTTTTCCTCACTTCTTATTGCTGTCCAAACAGTTGTCTCTCTCAACCATATCTAGATGTTTACCTTGTTTGAATCTCAATGAGATAGCCCTCCCCGTCATTCTGACATTGTTCTCCCCTACTGAAGGAGTCCTGCAGTGATCATTTCTTAGCCTTTTGAGGTTTCATAAGGAGCATGGCCGGGTTAATTCCAGTTAAATTACTGAAGAGGAAGGGTTTTTCCTTTACAGTCTTAAGTTATTCACTCTACCCATTATCTCAGAAAGTTGGCACAGATTGGAGATAAGTTTGTACTTTCTCCAAACTTTAGGCCAGTTTGGCTGCCATCTCCACTTTGAAGCCAGGACTTCAATCTGATTCCCTGTTGATGGGCACATTACCATTGGTAAAAACATTTATGAGGTATTTGATGGAGGTTATTGTGTCTTCCTTTTGTATAAGGAACATTACCATTAAATTAGAACAAGTGTATAGTCTAACCAAGAGGAGTTGCCCCATGGTGGGTACTTAGTCAAAAATGATCAAATTTAAGGACCTGTCCCAATGTGAACCACCAGGAGTACTTGTTTAAATTGTGGTTTCTTGAGCTAATAGTTGAAGACTGTTGTTGTAGGCTACTGCTTTCTCAAACGTACCTGATAAAAATCATTTGTAGTAACTGTTTAGTATACAACTTTCCAGGCTCCTTTCCAAAAGATTGTGTTTGGTGGATCCAGGATGTGGCCTAGGAATTCGATTTTTAACAACCATCCCATGTGATTGTTCCTCACCAAGGATGAGGAACACTGTTAGAGAAACACtgtacaaaacagtgtttccacgTTCAAAAGATTTAGATTTGTTTCTCCAAGATTCATGTGGGTATGAGCTTCACATATTGAACCCAGCCAGTGAACTAACAAACATGTGATGATCCATAGAAACCACACGAGTAATAGGTAATGGTCATCGGTAAAAATAATagtattggccgggcgtggtggctcacgcttataatcctagcactttgggaggccaagttgggtggatcacttgaggtcaggagttcaagaccagcctggccaacaatggtgaaaccctgtctcggctaaaaatataaaaattagctggacatggtggagcatgcctgtaggctcagctactaggaaggctgaggcaggaaaatcacttaaacatggtgggtgaagattgcagtgagccgggatcacgctgctgcactgcagcctgagcaacagagcgagactctgtcccaaaaaatatAATAGTATGTGTtactgagccttttttttttaaataatacattttgagCACATTCATTTGCTCACATGTTTAAAAGTTATGAAAGTAAAAATGACAATCATGTCTAATGTAGAGAAACCATGGAAGAAATGTTAGTGAAGCATTAGAGAAGAGATCAAGTAGACAATGTTGAAgagtgagaacacttggaaacAGGAAGGAAGAGCCTTGGGAATGatcaaaattaaagaatataatcATCCAGGTGATATCAATATAAGAGTTTAACGTAGGAACTATGTGTTCTATTTTGAGCATCATGAAGCAAGATactggaggaaaaaatatataaatattataaatacctTAAATGTATCATAACAGGTCATATTAACAAAGACTACTTACACTGTGGTGAAAATTGCTTACCAGGAGGATACACACTGAGTGAAAAACTACAGTGAATGTTTCTGAATGTATGGCTCAGCAGAGCTGCTCATATCAGTGGGCATTGAAATTAATTATTCTCCCTGAAAATGGGCCAgtctgttttcaaaaaaaaaagataagttcaTTAATTTTTCATATTACAGCTACTACGATTTGTTAGAATGGCATGCATTATGGCAGATAACATTGGTAACTACATAATTGTCCTTggctatttttcccattttttttttttttttgagacggagtctcgctcaatCACCCaggcctggagtacagtggtgtgatctcggctcactgcaacctccacctcctggattcaagcagttctcctgtctcagcctccagagtagctgagactatgttgcctgccaccatgcctggctaatttttgtatttttagtagagtcggggtttcaccatgttggtcaggctggtcttcaactcctgacctcgtgatctgcccacctcggcctcccagagtgttgggattacaggcgtgagccactgcacccggctggcttctttcagttttaGCACCGTGCTCTAACTAGCTGAGCTAACCAACtgattgatattatttcaattttaacaATAAGAAAGCCACCCCCTAAAACAATTATGGAAGTAATGGTGATTATCTTACATATTTACTTCTTTCATatcaattcagtgttttttattttatggtgcTCTTTTGCGTATTACCTTATGTTCCTATAAAAATCCTTTGAGTATCACTTGttcaacatttattatattatctaCTCATTTGTCAACAAGGAAAATGAAGCTCAAAAATAATGTGACTGACTAAAGGGTCAAGTAGCTTATTAGTGGTAATGTCAAGTCTCACACTTGTGTAATTTGTTCTATATCTACTACAGACCAACCAACCATTTTCATCAGGTGCTGGTTTTCAGATAAGTAGAGTTCCTTTATATGGAATACTAACTAGGAGTTatggatattaaaaaatataaatggcatATAGTCTTTTAATTGTTTCTATAATGTATAGTATGGAATTCAAGTGGAACTATAGGAAACTAAAGTTAGCATTATGAgaataaatttaatttctaacATGTCCAGTATACTTAAATATTGGATGTGTTCTGAGTTTAATATTCAAGTTTTGAAAAACTTACTGGTATAgttatataaacatacaaatataaataaactatatttaatTGGTTACAGTAAATCTGGAAAAGAGCAAGGCTTTTTAAGTAGAaagtaaaattgcttttaaatttgAAACGTAgggtgttttggtttttattttaaaattctaggtCAGACATTTGATTCAGCAGGAGATCTATAGCATAAATTATGAACTATTTGATAAGAAACTGAAAGAATTGAACCAACGCATTGGGAAGACAGAGTGCAGAAATAAGCATGAAGGAATAGCTGATAAACTTTTGGTaagttttgatttcatttgaGTCTTTTTTAGGGGAGTAGGGGGTGttgttgctctgttgctcaggctgcagtacggtggctcactgcagcctctgccttctgagctcaagcaatcctaccacctcagtctccagagtagctgagactacaggtgcacaccaccataccctgctaatttttgggttttttttttttttttagagatgaggtttcaccatgttgcccatgcttccctcaaactcctgagctcaagtgattctctagcctcagcctcccaaagtgctgggactacaggcgtgcgtcaccacacctggcccatgtgagtccttttaaaaagaagaatttggtgatatttttcatattagcaaaggaaaacaataagGGAAGACATACCTGATTCCTGGCCATTAGCCTAATGTGAGAACATATCATAGGCAATGTAATTTACTATAGCTTAGCAATATCGGCTTTTGAGAAATACTCAGAACTGTTAGGCATTCTGTGTCAATTGACAGGCTTAATACTTAGGCAGCTtcggccaggcgcgatggctcatgcctgtaatcccagcactttgggaggccaaggtgggcggatcacaaggtcaagagatcgagaccgtcctgggcaacatagtgaaacccaatctctcctaaaaatacaaaaattagttgggcatggtggcgtgtgcctgtagtcccagctactcaggaggctgaggcaggagaattgcttgaaccaaggaggcagatattgcagtgagcagagattgcaccactgcactccagtctgccgacagcgagactccatctcaaaaaaaaaaaaaaaaaataggcagttTCTTTTAAACCTAAATATATCCTTTATTAGAACTTGTACAACCTGTTTCAAGCCTTTTTGgactttttgttttcctcttctaGTATTACTTGCTGATTGATGTTTTTAACCACATTAATTTTATTGTAGACCAATTAGaagtttgagttttttgttttgtttcgtttgtttgagatggagtctcgctctgtcgcccaggctggagtgcagtggcgcgatctcggctcactgcaagctctgcctcagggttcacaccattcacctgcctcagcctactgtagtcccagtagctgggactacaggcgcccgccaccgtgcccggctaattttttgtatttttagtagagacgggtttcactgtattagcgttgatggtctcaatctcctgacctcatgatccgcctgcctcggcttcccaaagtgctgggattataggcgtgagccaccgcccccagccttttttttttttttttttttaaacagtctcactctgtcgcctaggctggagtgcagtcgtgtgatctcagctcactgcaacctctgcctcccaggttcaagcgagtctcctgcctcagcctcccgagtagctgggattacaggcgcctgccactacacccagctaattttttgtgttcttagtagagatggggtttctccatgttggtcaggctggtctcaaactcctgacctcaagtgatctgcccgcctcggcttcccaaagtgctggaattacaggcgtgagccactgcgcccggccgaagtTTGAGATTTTTATCTTCCTTACCTTTAATATTATACAagcataggctgggcacggtggctcacgcctgtaatcccagcactttgggaggcagaggcaggtggatgctggggtcaggagttcaaaccagcctgaccaacatggagaaaccccgtcactactaaaaatacaaaattagccaggtatggtggcgcatgcctgtaatcctagctacttgggaggctgaggcaggagaatcgcttgaacccgggaggcagaggttgcagtgagtcgagatcgcaccattgcacgccagcatgggcaacaagagcgaaactccatctcaaaaaaaaattttttttatttatatatatgtatatgttatacaAGCATAAAATGTGATTTCAAGCTTTTGCATATATTAGAATTTTTCATTTGGGTAGATGTCTAGGTCTTACAAAACTACTTTGGCAAATAATTTACCCTCTATCTCTATGTGATATATAGTACTCTggctt containing:
- the ATF7IP2 gene encoding activating transcription factor 7-interacting protein 2 isoform 1 (isoform 1 is encoded by transcript variant 1), which produces MASPDRSKRKILKAKKTMPLSCRKQVEMLNKSRNVEALKTAIGSNVPSGNQSFSPSVITRTTEITKCSPSENGASSLDSNKNSISEKSKVFSQNCIKPVEEIVHSETKLEQVVCSYQKPSRTTESPSRVFTEEAKDSLNTSENDSEHQTNVTRSLFEHEGACSLKSSCCPPSVLSGVVQMPESTVTSTVGDKKTDQMVFHLETNSNSESHDKRQSDNILCSEDSGFVPVEKTPNLVNSVTSNNCADDILKTDECSRTSISNCESADSTWQSSLDTNNNSHYQKKRMFSENEENVKRMKTSEQINENICVSLERQTAFLEQVRHLIQQEIYSINYELFDKKLKELNQRIGKTECRNKHEGIADKLLAKIAKLQRRIKTVLLFQRNCLKPNMLSSNGASKVANSEAMILDKNLESVNSPIEKSSVNYEPSNPSEKGSKKINLSSDQNKSVSESNNDDVMLISVESPNLTTPITSNPTDTRKITSGNSSNSPNAEVMAVQKKLDSIIDLTKEGLSNCNTESPVSPLESHSKAASNSKETTPLAQNAVQVPESFEHLPPLPEPPAPLPELVDKTRDTLPPQKPELKVKRVFRPNGIALTWNITKINPKCAPVESYHLFLCHENSNNKLIWKKIGEIKALPLPMACTLSQFLASNRYYFTVQSKDIFGRYGPFCDIKSIPGFSENLT
- the ATF7IP2 gene encoding activating transcription factor 7-interacting protein 2 isoform X5; this translates as MASPDRSKRKILKAKKTMPLSCRKQVEMLNKSRNVEALKTAIGSNVPSGNQSFSPSVITRTTEITKCSPSENGASSLDSNKNSISEKSKVFSQNCIKPVEEIVHSETKLEQVVCSYQKPSRTTESPSRVFTEEAKDSLNTSENDSEHQTNVTRSLFEHEGACSLKSSCCPPSVLSGVVQMPESTVTSTVGDKKTDQMVFHLETNSNSESHDKRQSDNILCSEDSGFVPVEKTPNLVNSVTSNNCADDILKTDECSRTSISNCESADSTWQSSLDTNNNSHYQKKRMFSENEENVKRMKTSEQINENICVSLERQTAFLEQVRHLIQQEIYSINYELFDKKLKELNQRIGKTECRNKHEGIADKLLR
- the ATF7IP2 gene encoding activating transcription factor 7-interacting protein 2 isoform 2 (isoform 2 is encoded by transcript variant 2) is translated as MASPDRSKRKILKAKKTMPLSCRKQVEMLNKSRNVEALKTAIGSNVPSGNQSFSPSVITRTTEITKCSPSENGASSLDSNKNSISEKSKVFSQNCIKPVEEIVHSETKLEQVVCSYQKPSRTTESPSRVFTEEAKDSLNTSENDSEHQTNVTRSLFEHEGACSLKSSCCPPSVLSGVVQMPESTVTSTVGDKKTDQMVFHLETNSNSESHDKRQSDNILCSEDSGFVPVEKTPNLVNSVTSNNCADDILKTDECSRTSISNCESADSTWQSSLDTNNNSHYQKKRMFSENEENVKRMKTSEQINENICVSLERQTAFLEQVRHLIQQEIYSINYELFDKKLKELNQRIGKTECRNKHEGIADKLLAKIAKLQRRIKTVLLFQRNCLKPNMLSSNGASKVANSEAMILDKNLESVNSPIEKSSVNYEPSNPSEKGSKKINLSSDQNKSVSESNNDDVMLISVESPNLTTPITSNPTDTRKITSGNSSNSPNAEVMKVQYPPWSHIRKLLQTQRKQPHWHKMQSRFLSPLSTCHLSQNHQHHYLN
- the ATF7IP2 gene encoding activating transcription factor 7-interacting protein 2 isoform X3; the protein is MASPDRSKRKILKAKKTMPLSCRKQVEMLNKSRNVEALKTAIGSNVPSGNQSFSPSVITRTTEITKCSPSENGASSLDSNKNSISEKSKVFSQNCIKPVEEIVHSETKLEQVVCSYQKPSRTTESPSRVFTEEAKDSLNTSENDSEHQTNVTRSLFEHEGACSLKSSCCPPSVLSGVVQMPESTVTSTVGDKKTDQMVFHLETNSNSESHDKRQSDNILCSEDSGFVPVEKTPNLVNSVTSNNCADDILKTDECSRTSISNCESADSTWQSSLDTNNNSHYQKKRMFSENEENVKRMKTSEQINENICVSLERQTAFLEQVRHLIQQEIYSINYELFDKKLKELNQRIGKTECRNKHEGIADKLLAKIAKLQRRIKTVLLFQRNCLKPNMLSSNGASKVANSEAMILDKNLESVNSPIEKSSVNYEPSNPSEKGSKKINLSSDQNKSVSERYQKNYIRKF